The genomic stretch actcacctcaaaccggtcaaatctctagctcgcgacacctttgcccctcgaatcggcctccactcgcgtcgaatctatccaaattgagaacgaggacatcaaaatatgctatgggaacgaagcccaagcaaaaataattaaaatacgacacaaatcccgaaattaccaaaacccgacccccgagcccacgtcttagaattcaataatttttacattaatagattccttatctccccacgagttcatacatatcaaaagttctcaaatcccaccccaaatggtccttcaaatccccaattaaagGTCTAGCTTTCCaaaccctagtttccccaattttcacccttaattttcatgatttctagctctagtCCGAGAAAttatagcataggaacgagttttaggtccaaattccttacctcaatgaagttcccttaaaATCCTTCTTTCAattcgtccaaaaagctccaaagccgagataaaaatggtgaaatagctcaaaatttacgaaggccacaatttatactttctgcccagaacTTTTCACATCTGCGGCTATATTTCTGCTTCTGCGGTACCACATTTGCAGTCCAAACCACCGCATCTGCTGTCCTCACTTAAACTCCCCTTTCCGCATCTGCGCTATCGCAGATGCGGTATTCCAACCGCTTATGCCATTCCTGACGACTTCCCCAAATTCCGTTTCTGCGGCCACCCTTCCACTTATGCAgcgccgcacctgcagtccccaatcaGCAGGTGCGAATATACCAGAAGCATCAATTTTAGTAGCTGCAacaaattccaaacttctccattaaccatccgaaatcaccccgaggcccccgggacctcaaccaatagcacaaacatatcctaataccttattcaaacttgtagcaatcatcaaaacacctcaaacaacatcaaatcaagcaaaacacatcggattcaagccaaagtttctaaaatctttcgaattccgcttttgatcaaaaacccaaccaaaccacgtccgaatgacctgaaattttgcacacacatcccaaatgacacaacagaactactataactctcggaattccattccgacccctatatcaaaatctctcctactaactggaaatcgccaaagtatcaacttcgccaattcaaacctaaatctactacgaacctccaaaatacattccgatcatgctcctaagtcacaaaacacttcccgaagctaaccaaaccataataactcacatccaagccctctaacatataagtcaatatttcgttgacttttttcaacttaaactcactctaaagagactaagtatctcaaaccttaccaaatcctttccgaactcgatccgaccaacccgataccacataacatggataaacaaagcataaagaagtagaaatacggaaaatggagcggtaactcatgaggcgACCAGCCAGATCGTCACATCCAACCTACAAAGACGAAGGGTAGATACCCTACCTAAGGCGATCCAAGcagctgaatgccttggggactatcaagTGGAAGCTCGGAAAGATAGACCTCAACCGCCTGCTCGAGCGGGATACAAAGGGGACCAAcctagcaatggtggccctagcagaagtgggggagGTCGGAGTGCAACCAAATCTAAGGCTCCCTTCTCAGGCAGCAATAGTGCTGCGTCAAACAACAATAATCGGGGAAGAAAGCCCCCTTCCAAATTCTATCATTGCAGCGGACCACATTGGAATAATGAATGCCCACATGAACAGATGAACTCCTATCAAACTTTTGATGATGGGACCAATGACGACACAGATGATGTGGACTAGACCGAACTAGTAGGTGCATTCAATGAAATTGTTAACTCTATTTCTAAGGCCTTAGTCGAAACTAGTGCTGGTGTTCGTAAAAAGAAGGACCCATATccaatcaccaagaaagggaaaaagaaggtgGATGATAGGACTCCTCTTAAACAAGAGAGAATCTTAATGTTCGTTGAGATGAAGGTAAATAGCAAGCCCATTCGGgcaatgatagacacgggtgatacccacaactacttagcctcaACTCAGGTGGAATGCCTTGGTCTAGTTGTAGGAAAGGGTAGAGGtcgtgtcaaggctatcaactcacctcctCAGCCAGTGGGTGGAATATCCAAAGAGGTACCAGTGAAGCTTGGCCTTTATGAAGGAAAATTCAATATGTGagtggtgatcatagatgacttcgagttgatagttgggCTGGAATTCctaaggcaaaccaacaccatgcccGTACCATATATAGACATGCTACTGATGATGCGAACAAACGAGTCCAAGCTCTGCATTATCCTGTGCATGCCATGAAGATGGACGCTGAGAACATCTCGGTCTTGCAGTTGAAGAAAGGGGTCAAAAGACATGAACCTACATTCCTGTCAACCCTCTGCATTAAAGATATAGAACGCTCCTCGGATCCCATTCCTGCGTCCATGAAGGAGCTGCTACTAGTTTATGAAGATCTCATGCCACTGGACATGACAAAGCGACTCCCGCCTAGATGCACTGTGGACCATGAGATTGATTTGGTGCCAGTCGCGAAGCCACCCTCCCGGGCGCCTTACAaaatgtcacaacccgaactcaccgagCTTCGAAGACTGTTGACGGAAATGCTAGACAAAGGGATCATCGtgccctccaaatccccatacgGGTCCCCTGTTCTATTCAAAAAGAAACATGATGGCAGCCCACGACTCTGTGTGGATTATCGGGCTCTAAACATAATTATCGTGAATAATAAGTACCTTATTCCActaatggcagacttgttcgatagatTGGGTGGTGCGACGGTGTTCACAAAGATAGACCCgaagacaggttattggcaagttTGGATTGCAGAGGGTTATGAGCATAAGATGACATGTGTGACTAGATATGGGTCGTACGACTTCCTGGTTATGCCGATCGGCTTAACTAATGCTCCAGCATCATTTTGCACCCTGATGAACCACGTTTTCCGAGAGTAAATTGACgaattcgtggtggtctacttggttgacattgtggtatatagccaaacaCTTGAAGAACACCTGGAgcacttgcggaaggtcctagcCCGATTGCGGGAGCACAAACTATATGCGAAGCTGTCCaagtgctcctttgctcaaaaACAAATTGACTTCCTCGGATATGCCATCGAGGAAGGGTGGATCAAGATGGACTAACAGAAGATTAAGGCTATCACAGATTGGCTGCCGCCTAAGGATATCCATGCCTTGAGGGTGTTCCTTGGCCTATGCAACTTCTATCAGCGATTTGTGAAAAATTACTCTCTCATCGCAGCGccattgacagaactcctcaagaaggtcACGCCTTGGGATTGTGGACCCAGGTGAGCGGAGGCCTTCAACGTATTGAAAGAGGCTATAtctagtagccccgtcttggccctCCCTGATTTGGCCAAGCCATTCGAGGTACAAATGGATGCCTCGGACTATGCCCTTGGCGGAGTCTTGATGCAAGAAAGGCATCCTGTAGCATACGAGAGCCGGAAGCGGAAGGATGCAGAGCGGAGCTATGCCGCCCACGTGAAAGAATTATTGGGTATCGTCCATTGCTTACgcctttggaggcactatctgctgggaaccccgttcgtggtcaagacagatAACACAATTGTTAGCTatttcatgacccagccgaagCTGAACGGTCGacaggccaggtggcaggaactcctagcaGAATTCCACTTCAACTTGGAgtaccgaagtgggaagaccaaCCATGTTGCTGATGTgctcagtcggagagctgatctagcatcggtgtgcctactcaccaccctaagggggagcgaaGTAGCCACCACGATCAAAGACCAGATACAGGATCTACTCATCAAGAATCCTGTTGCACAGTGTTTTGTTGATTTTGTATGAGAGGGAAAGACTCGCCAGTTcttcatggaagatggtttcctAAAAGTGAAAGAGAACCGACTTTATATTCATAAATGAGGAGATTTGCGAAGGACACTTCTGGTGGAATGTCACGATACTTTGTGGGCGGGCCATCCCGGTGAAGACCGCACCATAACATTACTTCGTTGTGCATATTATTAGCCTCAAATGGCTGATGACGTCGttcagtatgtgaagacttgtctcGTATGCCAGAAGGATAAGTCGGACCGCTTGACACAAGCgggactcttggaaccactagctgtcccaaagagaccttggggAAGTGTTTCCCTAGATTTCATCATCGGATCGCCCAAGATCGGAAATCTCATAACTATCTTGGTTGTGATGGATCGGTTTTCCAAGTATACTACCTTTATAGCAGTCCCACAATACATCTCAGCAGAGGATATAACTTGACTtttcttctctcatgtcgtcaaatatgCTACCTTTAACAGGAAATATACGTTATTTAACAGTGCATGAGAAAAAtgcattttttcaaaaactttttatgctttttttttcttcttcttttggaaCTAATGAAAGGGGAAATGAAATCAAATATACAAATGAAGATTACTTTTCAAAATGTTAACTTACTAGTTGCAATTTCACTCACTCGACAACATAGATTGACATTGACTTACCGTGTTTGATATTAAATGCTTTTGCACCACACAAGGGGACGTACATTGTGGGTTGAGGGGTCATGGGACTCGTTAGCCTTGGCAAAaaccttgtatatatatatatatgtgtgtgtgtgtgtgtgtgtgtgtttacaTATATATGAGACCCCTTAAATATTTTAAGTGCGCCCCTTAAACACAAAGAGACTAATTGGATAAGTGGTTGCATTGGTCATTTAAGTTCTGATTTTGGAAGTGATGCAAGTTCAAATCCCACCTTTAGCCTTTTCTATTCCTTTTCAGCTTTATTCCCTCCTTTCTATGTTTGTTCTGCCTTTTCTATAGCTTTTCCCTCCTTTCTATGTTGAGTACAATGTAATTTATATTTAATAgcaaattactttattttttttttacttttgtccttttttttgaatcaattataatttagtactaatatataatagtcaacttaattaatattttagtcCTTTGAATACAATGTAACTTATATTTATTTAATAGCAAATTGCTTTGTTTTttacttttatcttttttttttttgaattcaattATAGGTTAGTACTAGTACATAATAGTCACCCTAAttaattttattctttttcaaattCAACCCTTAAAATTGAAATCATCTAATTGCAATTTATCGTCCATAAATGAAAAAATACATATCATTTTGTGACAACCTTTTTCAACAATCTGACTCGGCAATGACAACTAATAGTTTGAGACtctttttcagtttttttagtATTACCATACTCTTTATCTTTAATTCTTTAATACGTCTTTGATAAATTTACGTTTGAACGCCCTTTTGATCACTGAccccctttttttatttattaaaaactaGAATTTTAAAGTATGAAACATGTTTAGTCAAACACCTTCCCTTCCCATAGTATCCATTTTGCGAAgaaatatctctctctctctctctctctctatatatatatatatatatatatatatatatattcggtgctttctttttctttagaacttTTTttgttaatacttaaatgataagTCATCATAATCATTAAGTTTTCAATGAGTTGCACGCCGAATTTTATCGCTAGTGACTAGCATATAATGGTGCCCCGTCGTGCTCAAATCCTGGGTCCGCATTTGGCACCACATTATTGCACCAAAACAAACTATGAGCAGTTGGACATCAGTGTCCAATTTTCTTTAAAGTGTAGGGATAGTTATGTGAACCCCAAGTTCTAGATCCAGTGTTTGATAACAGTAATTTAGTTCTTAGATGAAAATTAAACGGTAAGCTTGACATTTAGAGTAACTTGAATTTTGAAGAGAAAAAATATTAAGTAATGGAAGAAAGTGGGTCAAATGAAAGGCAACAAGTTTGAGAGTGACACATCATCACGCAATTATACAAAAGTGAGATTTTGCCACCATGATGATAAGTTGACAAGTGATGCACAACAGAACAAAGCAACAGAGATTCATTCTTTCAGTCAATAACCGATTTAAATATCTAATTATGAagcaataaaaatgaaaaatgtagCATGTCTCATCCCTCTCCCATAGTCTCATTGGGCCCCACAAACCCCCAATAAATAGCGACCTTTGAAGGCCTCCTGAGAAAACATCACAGTGGTGGCTTTCGAACATAAACTTTTTAGTGCTACTATTCTTTTCTAGCTTTTTTTTCACTACAATTCTAATATAATAACATCAACATGGTTTGCCAAAGCAATCCAGTGGTGGAACAAGTCTGCGAATTGTACGAAAAGATCTCCAAATTGGAAAGCCTGAATCCATCCAAGGATGTCAACATGCTGTTCACAGAGCTTGTGAATACGTGCATGCCACCAAATCCCATTGATGTTTCTAAGCTCTGTCAAAAGATTCAAGAAATTAGGTCTCATCTCATCAAGCTCTGTGGTGAAGCTGAAGGACTTCTTGAAAGTCATTATTCCAAGATTCTTGGCTCTTATAAAAACCCTCTTCACCATCTTAACATTTTCCCATATTTCGACAATTACATCAAACTAAGCTTGCTTGAGTTCAACATCCTCACCAAACAAACAGCCATAACCCCGGCCCGAATCGCCTTCGTGGGATCAGGGCCTCTCCCTCTCACTTCTCTCGTTTTAGCTACCAAACACCTTAAGAGTACCTACTTTGACAATTATGATATTGACTCTGCGGCCAATTCCATGGCGTCCCGCCTCGTGGCATCCGACCCTGACTTGTCCCAGAGGATGGCTTTTCTCTCGATAGATATCATGGATGTAACGTATGCCTTGAAGGAATATAATGTTGTCTTCTTGGCGGCCCTCGTGGGGATGGACAAGGAAGAAAAGATTAAGGTTATTAATCATTTGGCTAAGTATATGGCTCCCGGAGCAACACTGATGCTAAGAAGTGCACATGGTGCACGCGCTTTTCTCTACCCTGTCGTCAATTCTCGTGATCTCAAAGGCTTCGAGGTTTTATCTATCTACCATCCAACAGACGAGGTTATTAACTCTGTGGTTATTGCTCGTAAGTTGCCGCTGCAGCCACTTGATCAAGGATTTGGGTCCATTGTGCTTCCGAGCAAATGTGCTTGTGCTGAGATTCATTCGTTCAATCCTATCAATAAAATGAACATGATTGAAGAATTGTCACTAGAGGAGCAACTTTCCTGAAGAGACGATATATGTTGGTGATTTGATTTATGTTTCATTTGTGTCCTACTTGGAGTTGTAGCCCTTAATTTCCATTTTGATTCTCATGCTGAACGTGTCCCATTATCCCTTTGTCTCAACTCTAGGAAATAAGATGACCCTGCGGCATTATCCCTCTATATATCCATATGAATGCATTAATCATGATGAGATGTTTCATGTTTGTGCACAAGGACTTGCAATGGTTCTTCAATTCCTTTACCTTTCTTATTTCTTTGATAGGTATTGTCTTTCTTGAATTATATTTCATGTAGCTTACGTTTTTAGTTGAAAATCAGTAACACCTCCCACCGAAAACCGCATGTACAATCCACTGCCAACCTCCAATATAACAATAAgattagataaaaaaaattaaaaaaataataattactaAGAGAGTTTTCTTTTTACAATAATATTCTTGTCCTCTATTGAAAATTGAACCTCATATTAGAAAAAAAAGGACTTTTGCTTTGTGTATTTATTACATGACTTACATGAACAGGGCGACCCAACATGTGTGGTCTAAAGCCAAACTTTACGAGGggccttaatttttttttaaaaaaaaaaaattatttatttatttgaagtctatttttctaGCGTTTCTTAGATACGAGATATAACTAATCTAATTAACCTTTCTTGAGACATTGATGATCTTAGGTAAGatattatcaattttaattttgaaaacttttTTCCGCTGAAGCGACACTAACAAGAattattaacattattccataagcaatataggcattgaaaaaagaattaaatCTTCTTATTTGACCGAGTGTATCAATTAAACAACTATCTTCTAATTGCACTATTTtccttaatacttttaattccgaaaataaatctaaaccatcaacatcaaattgattattatgctttaaggaacattcaagattaatACAATATTTTGTTCAAATTTTCATCATGTATTTATCTTAATTTaccgttaaatagaaaatcaaaaatattttcatatgcttcgaattgttcaaatctattttgaagtgaaaaaaatagttttgtctACTATGTGTAAAATAATCAACTCCAAAGGACTCTTCAAacgattttgagattttattaccAACATTCTtatcaaattgttacttcctatatatcacacgtTTTTTATGAAATTCGGGTTtgatattcatttcaagtgcaattttcTTGGCCGAAATCATAGCAGTTGCAAAATCCTTTTTCTATAtacttgttaaagaaagaaatcaaaccttTTTCACTTTACAGAACCTTTTTTTAAACTTACACATAGCCTATTTGGCGTAACAAAAAATAAGCCCTCCATAAATGTGAGGCCTAAAACAGTTGCTTTACTTGTTTTATGAAAGGGCCGCCCTTGTACATGAATAATCTTAGTTCATTCATTAGGAAATCCATTTAAGGATAcatgtattattatttttttcccaTAAACTAGCTGGGAAGAAGAAATATTCACAATTAAATTGAGATGCACATGTATGCTAGAAGAAGTCCTATAAATACCTACGTGTTATAGCCATTTAACATTAACAAACTTGGAAGAAGCAAAGAAGAAAAATTTCCTCACTTGTGTTCGAAATAGAAAACATCGATCGAAAGTGATTCATCTCTATTTTCAAGGACTGATATCATAGCGAAATCATGAAATAAAGTATGACTACAGCTAAATCTAAGTACATCAAAAATCATAAGGATAACTTATCATGCTCAAATAAAAAGTCATAAACTAAACATAATTTAGTTTTTCTAGCATGATATTGTGCTCACGTAATCATACAATCAAGTAAAGCATAAGTTAAGAAGAACAAACAACCAAACAAGGTATAAAGAAGCCTAAAACTACTTCAAATATGCTATAtcattaatatatgtatatacgCACATCATCTCGCATATACGTCACCCCCAAATAAAGTAGAATGCAACACATAAGTCCAATTTGTAAAAACATATCTCTTAACAAGGCTAGACAAGAGACTAACTTCCTTCCAGGATAGCTTCAACCCTCAAAGACTGCTTTTCCTTTGAAACTATCATCCAAACgtcccaaatctatccaaaaaatACCTAACAAGTTCAAATAAAGTTATAAAAACCAATTCCAAATAATAAGTCTTCAATCTTTAATCATATCTCAAAATTTAACAAATAGTCAATCCAGGTccatatggtcaaaacccgagccCAAGATCAAATCCTCTTGGCCCATAATTTCATGAGTCCAAATATGTGATTAGTTTCCAAATTCGAGTTCAAATTGGTATTCAAACCCCCAAAATGTATACTCTCTTAAATTGTACACAAAATCCTAAATTTCTCACTTTAAATCCTTGATTCATGTGCGGAAATCTATGGGAAATCAAGATATATAATACAATTTAAGTAAGAATTACTTAATCTCAAGCTTGAAGAGAAAATCATCTAAATAATCGCCCCATCTTGAAGTCTAGATCTCAAAAAATAGAGAAAATGAGCAAAATCTCGACTTAAAAGAATCTACTAGGCATCTTTGCAGGTGCTACCTCGTAGGTGTGAGACCTTGCACCGCAGGTGCGACATCGTCTGATAATCCTCCTTCACATATGTGCACCCTTGACCGCAAGTGCGACCTCCACATCTGCATCCTCAACATCGCATGTTCAGCTGCAGCAGGCTCTATCTGCATCCTCAACTTAGCTCAAAATGATCCGAAACCAtttcaaaactcatccgagcctcTTGAATCATGTCCAATCTTCCTAACAAGTTTGTATACCTATACAAACTTGTCCAAGGGCTTGAACGACcgcaaacaata from Nicotiana sylvestris chromosome 12, ASM39365v2, whole genome shotgun sequence encodes the following:
- the LOC104249606 gene encoding nicotianamine synthase-like; translation: MVCQSNPVVEQVCELYEKISKLESLNPSKDVNMLFTELVNTCMPPNPIDVSKLCQKIQEIRSHLIKLCGEAEGLLESHYSKILGSYKNPLHHLNIFPYFDNYIKLSLLEFNILTKQTAITPARIAFVGSGPLPLTSLVLATKHLKSTYFDNYDIDSAANSMASRLVASDPDLSQRMAFLSIDIMDVTYALKEYNVVFLAALVGMDKEEKIKVINHLAKYMAPGATLMLRSAHGARAFLYPVVNSRDLKGFEVLSIYHPTDEVINSVVIARKLPLQPLDQGFGSIVLPSKCACAEIHSFNPINKMNMIEELSLEEQLS